A region from the Curtobacterium sp. MCBA15_012 genome encodes:
- a CDS encoding amino acid transporter, which yields MLHGADQGATHQGPHQVEVEKTHPWWRVMCLTGVDYFSTLGYQPAIAALAAGLLSPIATVVLVLVTLFGALPVYRRVAQDSFKGAGSIMMLEKLLPWWAGKLFVLVLLGFAVTDFMITMTLSAADATAHIAENPFTPEWFTEIPVPLTLALLLLLGVVFLRGFKEAIGIAVGLVAVYLALNAVVVGVAMWHVFERPVVVGDWWTSLTTQHSNPLVMIGIALVVFPKLALGLSGFETGVAVMPQVRGDATDDTSARPEGRIRGTRRLLTVAAVIMSTFLITSSIVTTFLIPQHEFQPGGQANGRALAFLAHEYLGNVFGSVYDFSTVAILWFAGASAMAGLLNLVPRFLPRYGMAPQWARATRPLVIIFTLIAFAITILFQADVDAQGGAYATGVLVLITSAAFAVTLSARRKQQRKRTVAFGVITVVFVYTTVANVIERPDGVRIAAVFIIAIVVVSLVSRVRRSFELRASSIELDAVARQFIEADADQFSAVCIIANEPGAGTAAAYRAKGREERRDSGIPARVPTMFLEVLPADSSDFEEDLLVEGHVVHGHRVLRVRSGNVPNTIASTLLAIRDIAGVVPGIYFEWNEGNPIRNAIRFVFTGVGDVAPVTREVLREAEPDVARRPTVHVS from the coding sequence ATGCTGCACGGCGCCGACCAGGGGGCGACCCACCAGGGCCCGCACCAGGTCGAGGTCGAGAAGACCCACCCGTGGTGGCGCGTGATGTGCCTGACCGGCGTCGACTACTTCTCGACGCTCGGCTACCAGCCGGCGATCGCGGCCCTCGCCGCCGGGCTGCTCTCCCCGATTGCGACGGTCGTGCTCGTGCTCGTGACGCTGTTCGGCGCGCTGCCCGTGTACCGCCGTGTGGCGCAGGACAGCTTCAAGGGCGCCGGTTCGATCATGATGCTCGAGAAGCTCCTGCCCTGGTGGGCGGGGAAGCTCTTCGTGCTCGTCCTGCTCGGGTTCGCGGTCACCGACTTCATGATCACGATGACGCTGTCCGCCGCCGACGCGACCGCGCACATCGCCGAGAACCCCTTCACGCCCGAGTGGTTCACCGAGATCCCGGTGCCGCTCACCCTGGCGCTGCTGCTCCTGCTCGGGGTGGTCTTCCTGCGCGGCTTCAAGGAGGCGATCGGCATCGCGGTCGGCCTCGTCGCGGTGTACCTCGCGCTCAACGCGGTCGTCGTGGGCGTCGCGATGTGGCACGTGTTCGAGCGCCCCGTGGTGGTGGGCGACTGGTGGACGAGCCTCACGACGCAGCACAGCAACCCGCTCGTCATGATCGGGATCGCGCTCGTGGTGTTCCCGAAGCTCGCCCTGGGCCTGTCCGGCTTCGAGACCGGCGTCGCGGTGATGCCACAGGTCCGCGGCGACGCCACCGACGACACCAGTGCCCGACCCGAGGGACGGATCCGCGGCACCCGCCGCCTGCTCACCGTGGCCGCGGTCATCATGAGCACGTTCCTCATCACGTCGTCGATCGTGACGACGTTCCTCATCCCGCAGCACGAGTTCCAGCCCGGCGGGCAGGCGAACGGCCGCGCGCTCGCGTTCCTGGCGCACGAGTACCTCGGCAACGTGTTCGGGTCGGTCTACGACTTCTCGACGGTCGCGATCCTGTGGTTCGCCGGCGCGAGCGCCATGGCGGGCCTGCTGAACCTCGTGCCGCGGTTCCTGCCCCGGTACGGCATGGCGCCGCAGTGGGCACGGGCGACACGGCCGCTCGTGATCATCTTCACGCTCATCGCCTTCGCCATCACGATCCTGTTCCAGGCCGACGTCGACGCACAGGGCGGTGCCTACGCGACCGGCGTGCTCGTGCTCATCACGAGTGCCGCGTTCGCCGTGACCCTGTCGGCGCGCCGGAAGCAGCAGCGGAAGCGCACGGTCGCGTTCGGCGTCATCACCGTCGTGTTCGTCTACACCACGGTCGCGAACGTCATCGAGCGCCCCGACGGCGTCCGCATCGCGGCGGTGTTCATCATCGCCATCGTCGTCGTGTCGCTCGTGTCCCGCGTCCGCCGGTCGTTCGAGCTCCGCGCCTCGTCGATCGAGCTCGACGCGGTCGCCCGGCAGTTCATCGAGGCCGATGCCGACCAGTTCAGTGCCGTGTGCATCATCGCGAACGAGCCGGGTGCGGGGACCGCCGCCGCGTACCGTGCGAAGGGCCGCGAGGAGCGACGTGACTCGGGCATCCCGGCACGCGTGCCGACGATGTTCCTCGAGGTGCTGCCCGCCGACTCGTCCGACTTCGAGGAGGACCTGCTGGTCGAGGGCCACGTCGTCCACGGGCACCGTGTGCTCCGGGTCCGGTCCGGCAACGTGCCGAACACCATCGCGTCGACGCTGCTCGCGATCCGCGACATCGCCGGGGTCGTGCCCGGGATCTACTTCGAGTGGAACGAGGGCAACCCGATCCGCAACGCGATCCGCTTCGTGTTCACGGGCGTCGGCGACGTCGCTCCGGTCACCCGCGAGGTCCTGCGCGAAGCCGAACCCGACGTGGCCCGGCGTCCCACCGTCCACGTGTCGTGA
- a CDS encoding DMT family transporter encodes MSDAAGSARASRSAGGVTAVLVAATVWGTTGTATHFAPGVPAAVFGAVTFGLGGLVFAALTGRRAVHAVTRPGARRWVALGASSLVVYAVAFYAALADAGVALGTTVAIGSSPLFAGLVEWAVDRRRVTRRWVVATVVSVVGMVVVTLARSGTTGDGRLLAGLGAALLAGLTYATYSWAVARGLGAGTVVRATTGGAGAGAAALPVVTASDGRGIVGAVFGLAAVPLTVLAVVVGRDDLAVGANWPVFLYLALVPTVLGHSLYALGLRRTSASAATLLSLFEPVVAAVLAVLVVGERLGVAGWTGIALVVVGLAVLAVPAGAGKGGRAGPGA; translated from the coding sequence GTGAGTGACGCGGCGGGGTCGGCCCGCGCCTCCCGGTCCGCCGGCGGCGTGACGGCGGTCCTCGTCGCCGCGACCGTCTGGGGGACCACCGGCACCGCGACGCACTTCGCGCCCGGCGTCCCGGCGGCCGTGTTCGGCGCGGTCACCTTCGGCCTCGGCGGACTGGTCTTCGCGGCGCTCACAGGGCGTCGCGCCGTGCATGCCGTCACGCGGCCGGGTGCCCGGCGCTGGGTGGCGCTCGGGGCGTCGTCGCTCGTCGTGTACGCGGTCGCCTTCTACGCGGCCCTCGCCGACGCCGGGGTCGCCCTCGGTACGACGGTCGCGATCGGTTCCTCGCCGCTCTTCGCCGGGCTGGTCGAGTGGGCCGTTGACCGGCGGCGGGTGACGCGGCGCTGGGTGGTCGCCACCGTGGTGAGCGTCGTCGGCATGGTCGTGGTGACGCTCGCGCGGTCCGGGACGACCGGCGACGGGCGTCTGCTGGCCGGCCTGGGCGCCGCGCTGCTGGCGGGCCTCACCTACGCGACGTACTCGTGGGCCGTCGCCCGGGGGCTGGGGGCCGGGACCGTCGTGCGCGCGACGACGGGCGGTGCGGGTGCCGGGGCCGCTGCGCTCCCGGTCGTGACGGCGTCGGACGGGCGCGGCATCGTCGGCGCGGTGTTCGGGCTCGCCGCCGTGCCCCTCACGGTCCTGGCGGTGGTCGTCGGGCGGGACGACCTCGCCGTCGGGGCGAACTGGCCGGTGTTCCTGTACCTGGCACTCGTCCCGACCGTGCTCGGACACTCGCTGTACGCGCTCGGCCTGCGGCGCACGAGTGCGTCGGCGGCCACCCTGCTGTCGCTGTTCGAACCGGTGGTGGCAGCGGTGCTCGCGGTCCTCGTCGTGGGGGAGCGCCTCGGCGTCGCCGGGTGGACGGGCATCGCGCTCGTCGTCGTCGGTCTGGCGGTGCTCGCCGTGCCGGCCGGCGCAGGCAAGGGCGGCCGCGCGGGGCCCGGGGCGTAG
- a CDS encoding long-chain-fatty-acid--CoA ligase, whose amino-acid sequence MSIDTPRPWLASYAPGVPHDIEEPTGSLADIVEQSAQRFPGRVALEFFGRTTTYADLQEQITRAANGLRKLGVTAGDRVAIVLPNCPQHVVAFYAVLRLGAIVVEHNPLYTARELRHQFEDHGAKVAIAWDKSVATLQDFPADVALDAIVSVDITRAMPRSTRIALALPVAKARESRAKLTTTVRGTTRWDDLASSRKLSKRHPRPTVDDVALIQYTSGTTGVPKGAVLSHRNLIANAAQARAWVPQIRQGDNTVYAVLPMFHAYGLTLCLTFAMSMASRLVLFPAFDPALVLKAMKKHPPTFLPAVPPIYTRLQHAADSAKVSLQGIEIGISGAMPLSQDVVEPWEARTGGYLVEGYGLSECSPVLMANPVSPERRLGAIGLPLSSTEARVVDPDDSTKVLGTGEAGELQVRGPQVFRGYWGKAEATDEVFTPDGWFRTGDVVSIDADGFVSIVDRLKELIITGGFNVSPSEVEDALLKHPSVREVAVVGITQAGNEQVVAAVVPKDPRTFDAEALRAWSRDQLAAYKVPRRVVVVEDLPRSMIGKVLRRKVRDQITGK is encoded by the coding sequence GTGAGCATCGACACGCCTCGTCCCTGGCTTGCCTCGTACGCCCCGGGGGTCCCGCACGACATCGAGGAGCCCACGGGCTCCCTCGCCGACATCGTGGAGCAGTCCGCGCAGCGCTTCCCGGGGAGGGTCGCGCTGGAGTTCTTCGGACGGACGACGACGTACGCCGACCTCCAGGAGCAGATCACGCGCGCCGCGAACGGCCTGCGCAAGCTCGGGGTGACGGCCGGGGACCGCGTGGCGATCGTCCTGCCGAACTGCCCCCAGCACGTCGTGGCCTTCTACGCGGTGCTGCGGCTCGGCGCGATCGTGGTCGAGCACAACCCGCTCTACACGGCGCGCGAGCTCCGCCACCAGTTCGAGGACCACGGCGCGAAGGTCGCGATCGCGTGGGACAAGTCGGTCGCCACGCTGCAGGACTTCCCGGCCGACGTCGCGCTCGACGCCATCGTCTCGGTCGACATCACGCGCGCCATGCCGCGGTCGACCCGCATCGCCCTCGCGCTGCCGGTCGCCAAGGCCCGCGAGTCCCGCGCCAAGCTGACGACGACGGTCCGGGGCACGACGCGCTGGGACGACCTCGCGTCGAGCCGCAAGCTGTCGAAGCGCCACCCGCGCCCGACCGTCGACGACGTCGCGCTCATCCAGTACACGTCCGGCACCACGGGGGTGCCGAAGGGCGCGGTCCTGTCCCACCGGAACCTCATCGCCAACGCGGCCCAGGCCCGGGCGTGGGTGCCGCAGATCCGTCAGGGCGACAACACCGTGTACGCGGTGCTGCCGATGTTCCACGCGTACGGGCTGACGCTCTGCCTGACCTTCGCGATGAGCATGGCGTCGCGCCTGGTGCTGTTCCCCGCGTTCGACCCGGCGCTGGTGCTCAAGGCGATGAAGAAGCACCCGCCGACGTTCCTCCCCGCCGTGCCGCCGATCTACACGCGGCTGCAGCACGCCGCCGACTCCGCCAAGGTCTCGCTGCAGGGCATCGAGATCGGCATCTCGGGTGCGATGCCGCTGTCCCAGGACGTCGTCGAGCCGTGGGAGGCACGGACGGGCGGGTACCTCGTCGAGGGCTACGGTCTGTCCGAGTGCTCCCCCGTGCTCATGGCCAACCCGGTGTCGCCCGAGCGTCGACTCGGTGCGATCGGACTGCCGCTCTCCTCGACCGAGGCCCGCGTGGTCGACCCGGACGACTCCACGAAGGTCCTCGGCACCGGCGAGGCCGGCGAGCTCCAGGTCCGGGGTCCGCAGGTGTTCCGCGGCTACTGGGGCAAGGCCGAGGCCACCGACGAGGTGTTCACGCCGGACGGCTGGTTCCGCACCGGTGACGTCGTCTCGATCGACGCGGACGGCTTCGTCAGCATCGTCGACCGACTCAAGGAGCTCATCATCACCGGCGGCTTCAACGTGTCGCCGTCCGAGGTCGAGGACGCGCTCCTCAAGCACCCGAGCGTCCGCGAGGTCGCGGTCGTCGGCATCACCCAGGCCGGGAACGAGCAGGTCGTGGCGGCGGTCGTGCCGAAGGACCCGCGGACGTTCGACGCCGAGGCGCTCCGGGCGTGGTCCCGCGACCAGCTCGCCGCGTACAAGGTGCCGCGCCGGGTCGTCGTGGTCGAGGACCTGCCCCGCTCGATGATCGGGAAGGTGCTGCGCCGCAAGGTGCGGGACCAGATCACCGGCAAGTAG
- a CDS encoding oxygenase MpaB family protein, which produces MPSVSAAFRSRLNDTFTNGATERPEWIDALEQGSDAGFFGPGSATWAVHGGNHTVLAGVRALLVQALHPGALAGVADHSRYREDPFGRLAGTIRWIYTVSHGDTAQATHASQWVRKLHERVVGEYVDGHGVTRPYAANDPDLARWVHLAFTDAFLRSAQVWGSDIPGGADAYVREWATAGRLMGVEDAPESETELREQMNGYLDRGELRADARTHDVVRFIKDPPLARLLRPGYRAVFDGAVATLDPRHRSMLRLRTPAIGPVELPVRRTAGLVLDGIGAVLGNQPGTERAALARIERLERERRAAGAPA; this is translated from the coding sequence ATGCCTTCCGTGTCCGCCGCGTTCCGTTCCCGCCTCAACGACACCTTCACCAACGGCGCCACCGAGCGCCCCGAGTGGATCGATGCGCTCGAGCAGGGCTCCGACGCCGGGTTCTTCGGGCCCGGCTCCGCCACCTGGGCCGTGCACGGCGGCAACCACACGGTGCTCGCCGGCGTCCGTGCACTCCTGGTGCAGGCGCTCCACCCCGGAGCGCTCGCCGGGGTGGCCGACCACTCCCGCTACCGCGAGGACCCGTTCGGACGCCTCGCCGGCACCATCCGCTGGATCTACACCGTCTCGCACGGCGACACCGCCCAGGCCACGCACGCCAGCCAGTGGGTGCGGAAGCTGCACGAGCGGGTGGTCGGTGAGTACGTCGACGGGCACGGCGTCACGCGGCCGTACGCGGCGAACGACCCCGACCTCGCGCGGTGGGTGCACCTCGCCTTCACCGACGCGTTCCTGCGGAGCGCACAGGTCTGGGGTTCGGACATCCCGGGCGGCGCGGACGCCTACGTGCGCGAGTGGGCGACCGCCGGGCGGCTCATGGGGGTGGAGGACGCGCCGGAGTCCGAGACGGAGCTCCGCGAGCAGATGAACGGGTACCTCGACCGGGGCGAGCTGCGGGCCGACGCGCGCACCCACGACGTCGTGCGGTTCATCAAGGACCCGCCGCTCGCCCGCCTGCTCCGACCGGGCTACCGTGCGGTCTTCGACGGCGCGGTCGCGACCCTCGACCCGCGGCACCGCTCGATGCTCCGGTTGCGGACACCCGCGATCGGGCCGGTCGAACTGCCCGTGCGGCGGACCGCCGGCCTCGTGCTGGACGGCATCGGTGCGGTCCTGGGGAACCAGCCGGGGACGGAGCGCGCAGCCCTCGCCCGGATCGAGCGGCTCGAGCGCGAACGGCGGGCGGCCGGCGCGCCAGCCTGA
- a CDS encoding aldo/keto reductase: MTSDESPTVPTTRLGASGLEISRIVLGMMSYGDPERGAHAWSVDIDQARPFVRRAFEAGITSFDTANVYSAGSSEEITGQLLKEIAPREDVQVFTKVFNRMRPGRNGAGLSRAAIMHEIDASLTRLGTDYVDLYQIHRFDPATPVEETMEALHDVVKAGKARYIGASSMWTWQFAQMQHVAELHGWTKFVSMQDQYNLLEREEEREMHPFAQATGVGVIPWSPLARGRVTRPWDAQGSGSRADTDEFGKTLYRQDEDANRAIVGAVQEIAEARGVSMAQVALAWVAGKQAVSAPIIGATKEHHIDDAVAATAIELTADEVSRLESPYTPRVPSGF, translated from the coding sequence ATGACCAGCGACGAGTCCCCGACGGTCCCCACCACACGCCTCGGTGCCTCCGGCCTCGAGATCAGCCGGATCGTCCTCGGCATGATGTCCTACGGCGACCCCGAGCGCGGCGCCCACGCCTGGAGCGTCGACATCGACCAGGCGCGCCCGTTCGTCCGTCGTGCGTTCGAGGCCGGCATCACGTCGTTCGACACCGCGAACGTGTACTCCGCAGGCTCCAGCGAGGAGATCACCGGGCAGCTCCTCAAGGAGATCGCCCCACGCGAGGACGTCCAGGTCTTCACGAAGGTGTTCAACCGGATGCGCCCCGGACGCAACGGCGCCGGCCTCTCCCGCGCCGCGATCATGCACGAGATCGACGCCTCGCTGACGCGCCTCGGCACGGACTACGTCGACCTCTACCAGATCCACCGTTTCGACCCGGCCACCCCGGTCGAGGAGACGATGGAGGCCCTCCACGACGTCGTGAAGGCCGGCAAGGCCCGCTACATCGGCGCGAGCAGCATGTGGACGTGGCAGTTCGCGCAGATGCAGCACGTCGCCGAGCTGCACGGGTGGACGAAGTTCGTCAGCATGCAGGACCAGTACAACCTCCTCGAACGCGAGGAGGAGCGCGAGATGCACCCGTTCGCGCAGGCGACGGGCGTCGGCGTCATCCCGTGGAGCCCCCTCGCCCGCGGCCGCGTCACCCGCCCCTGGGACGCGCAGGGCTCCGGCAGCCGCGCGGACACCGACGAGTTCGGCAAGACCCTCTACCGCCAGGACGAGGACGCGAACCGCGCGATCGTCGGCGCGGTGCAGGAGATCGCCGAGGCGCGCGGCGTGAGCATGGCCCAGGTCGCCCTCGCGTGGGTGGCCGGCAAGCAGGCCGTCAGCGCGCCGATCATCGGCGCGACCAAGGAGCACCACATCGACGACGCGGTCGCCGCGACGGCGATCGAGCTCACCGCCGACGAGGTGTCGCGACTCGAGTCGCCCTACACACCCCGGGTGCCGTCCGGTTTCTGA
- a CDS encoding TIGR03086 family metal-binding protein — MATDWIAMQELAAAEFGRRVAAVTDWDAATPDSEWTTRDLVRHVVDEQRWIPKLLTGCDYAQAEADIEPIGDDLPAEWTKFASEASRAWRNAPADTPVHLSTDVVSAGEYLTEQTSDITIHTWDLARATGTDETLPEELVQAVWEYFEPQVEDLAATGLYAAPVETGADAPLQVRLLAVTGRDARVDA; from the coding sequence ATGGCCACCGACTGGATCGCGATGCAGGAGCTCGCCGCCGCCGAGTTCGGCCGACGGGTCGCCGCCGTCACCGACTGGGACGCAGCGACCCCGGACTCCGAGTGGACGACCCGCGACCTCGTCCGGCACGTCGTCGACGAGCAGCGGTGGATCCCGAAGCTCCTCACCGGCTGCGACTACGCCCAGGCCGAGGCCGACATCGAGCCGATCGGCGACGACCTGCCGGCCGAGTGGACGAAGTTCGCGTCCGAGGCCTCGCGGGCCTGGCGGAATGCGCCCGCTGACACCCCGGTGCACCTCAGCACGGACGTCGTCAGCGCCGGGGAGTACCTCACGGAGCAGACGAGCGACATCACGATCCACACGTGGGACCTCGCCCGGGCGACCGGGACCGACGAGACCCTCCCGGAGGAACTCGTGCAGGCCGTGTGGGAGTACTTCGAGCCGCAGGTCGAGGATCTCGCAGCGACCGGGCTCTACGCGGCCCCGGTCGAGACCGGGGCGGACGCACCCCTCCAGGTCCGCCTGCTCGCCGTCACAGGGCGCGATGCCAGGGTGGACGCATGA
- a CDS encoding YceI family protein: protein MTLTASAIPGYQTGTWKIDPTHSEVTFSVRHLAISKVKGSFERFDATLVTAENPLDTKLEASIDVASINTNQAQRDQHLATGDFFLTEEHPQMTFVSTGIREDGDHMLIDGKLSLRGVTKDVTLKTEFGGVTTDGYGQVKLGAEATTKIDRTEFGVNWNAALEAGGFTLGNDVTINLDVQFVLQAA from the coding sequence ATGACGCTCACCGCCTCCGCCATCCCCGGCTACCAGACCGGCACCTGGAAGATCGACCCGACGCACTCCGAGGTCACCTTCTCGGTCCGGCACCTCGCCATCAGCAAGGTCAAGGGCTCGTTCGAGCGCTTCGACGCGACGCTCGTGACCGCCGAGAACCCGCTCGACACCAAGCTCGAGGCCTCGATCGACGTCGCCAGCATCAACACCAACCAGGCGCAGCGCGACCAGCACCTCGCCACTGGTGACTTCTTCCTGACCGAGGAGCACCCGCAGATGACCTTCGTGTCGACCGGCATCCGCGAGGACGGCGATCACATGCTCATCGACGGCAAGCTCTCCCTCCGCGGCGTCACCAAGGACGTCACCCTGAAGACCGAGTTCGGCGGCGTCACCACCGACGGCTACGGCCAGGTCAAGCTCGGCGCCGAGGCGACGACCAAGATCGACCGCACCGAGTTCGGCGTGAACTGGAACGCCGCACTCGAGGCCGGTGGCTTCACGCTCGGCAACGACGTGACCATCAACCTCGACGTGCAGTTCGTCCTCCAGGCGGCCTGA
- a CDS encoding aldo/keto reductase family protein: MEFRYLGNSGLKISEITYGNWLTHGSQVENDVATQCVRAALDAGITTFDTADTYANTAAETVLGEALKGERRQSLEVFTKVYWPTGPKGHNDVGLSRKHIMESINGSLERLQTDYVDLYQAHRYDYETPLEETMQAFADVVRQGKALYIGVSEWNAEQIRAGAALAKELGFQLISNQPQYSMLWRVIEGEVVPASKQLGLSQIVWSPIAQGVLTGKYKPGQPLPEGSRATDEKGGADMIKRFMRDEVLEAVQRLQPVADQAGLTLAQLAIAWTLQNENVASAIVGASRPEQVTDNVKAAGVTLDADALAAIDEALGDIPERDASKSVSPAQRPA, translated from the coding sequence ATGGAATTCAGGTACCTAGGCAACTCAGGTCTCAAGATCTCCGAGATCACCTACGGCAACTGGCTGACGCACGGCTCGCAGGTCGAGAACGACGTCGCCACCCAGTGCGTGCGGGCAGCGCTCGACGCCGGCATCACCACCTTCGACACGGCCGACACGTACGCCAACACGGCGGCCGAGACCGTCCTCGGCGAGGCCCTCAAGGGCGAGCGTCGCCAGTCGCTCGAGGTCTTCACGAAGGTCTACTGGCCGACCGGGCCGAAGGGCCACAACGACGTCGGGCTCAGCCGCAAGCACATCATGGAGTCGATCAACGGCTCGCTCGAGCGCCTGCAGACCGACTACGTCGACCTGTACCAGGCCCACCGCTACGACTACGAGACCCCGCTCGAGGAGACCATGCAGGCCTTCGCCGACGTGGTGCGGCAGGGCAAGGCGCTGTACATCGGCGTCAGCGAGTGGAACGCCGAGCAGATCCGCGCCGGTGCCGCGCTGGCCAAGGAGCTCGGCTTCCAGCTCATCTCGAACCAGCCGCAGTACTCGATGCTCTGGCGGGTCATCGAGGGCGAGGTCGTGCCGGCCTCGAAGCAGCTCGGCCTGTCGCAGATCGTCTGGTCGCCCATCGCCCAGGGCGTGCTGACCGGCAAGTACAAGCCGGGCCAGCCGCTGCCCGAGGGCTCCCGCGCCACGGACGAGAAGGGCGGCGCGGACATGATCAAGCGGTTCATGCGCGACGAGGTCCTCGAGGCCGTCCAGCGCCTGCAGCCCGTCGCCGACCAGGCCGGCCTCACGCTCGCCCAGCTCGCGATCGCGTGGACCCTGCAGAACGAGAACGTCGCGAGCGCCATCGTCGGCGCCTCGCGTCCCGAGCAGGTCACGGACAACGTGAAGGCCGCGGGCGTGACGCTCGACGCGGATGCACTCGCCGCCATCGACGAGGCCCTGGGTGACATCCCGGAGCGCGACGCATCCAAGTCGGTCAGCCCGGCGCAGCGTCCCGCCTGA
- a CDS encoding polyprenol monophosphomannose synthase yields MSKSLVIIPTYDEAENVRPIVARTLAATDGDVHVLVVDDNSPDGTGDIADAIARETDRVHVLHRTVKDGLGGAYLAGFAWGLERGYGKLVEMDADGSHHPEYLPRMLELADTNDLVLGSRWIRGGEVENWPWYREFLSRGGNLYTRMALGIAVRDATGGFRVFTADALERIDLSGIASKGYCFQVDLCWRALEAGLHVVETPIVFTEREFGVSKMSGNIVRESLTLVTKWGIDRRLREVRSLVKDHRRLPSVRTNAHVAVDRT; encoded by the coding sequence ATGAGCAAGTCCCTGGTCATCATCCCGACCTACGACGAGGCGGAGAACGTCCGTCCCATCGTCGCACGCACGCTGGCAGCGACCGACGGTGACGTCCACGTGCTCGTCGTCGACGACAACTCCCCGGACGGCACCGGCGACATCGCGGACGCGATCGCCCGTGAGACCGACCGTGTGCACGTGCTGCACCGCACGGTGAAGGACGGCCTCGGCGGCGCGTACCTCGCCGGCTTCGCGTGGGGGCTCGAGCGGGGCTACGGCAAGCTCGTCGAGATGGACGCGGACGGCTCGCACCACCCGGAGTACCTCCCGCGCATGCTCGAGCTCGCCGACACGAACGACCTGGTGCTCGGCTCCCGGTGGATCAGGGGCGGCGAGGTCGAGAACTGGCCGTGGTACCGCGAGTTCCTGTCCCGCGGCGGCAACCTCTACACGCGGATGGCCCTCGGCATCGCGGTCCGTGACGCCACGGGCGGGTTCCGGGTGTTCACCGCGGACGCCCTCGAGCGCATCGACCTGTCCGGCATCGCGTCGAAGGGCTACTGCTTCCAGGTCGACCTGTGCTGGCGCGCTCTCGAGGCCGGTCTGCACGTCGTCGAGACGCCGATCGTCTTCACCGAGCGCGAGTTCGGCGTCTCGAAGATGAGCGGCAACATCGTCCGCGAGAGCCTCACCCTCGTCACGAAGTGGGGGATCGACCGCCGCCTGCGCGAGGTCCGGTCGCTCGTGAAGGACCACCGCCGACTGCCGTCCGTCCGGACGAACGCACACGTCGCCGTCGACCGGACCTGA